A genome region from Nycticebus coucang isolate mNycCou1 chromosome 22, mNycCou1.pri, whole genome shotgun sequence includes the following:
- the ZMYM1 gene encoding zinc finger MYM-type protein 1 isoform X5 has protein sequence MTWGRQSFSVLLIVSLHTINQRWNLLQSSSPSESSSSATNSGVEQPSLSPSLSLLSQLTVGSSTEVQKDKVSNQDPSYNMKSMNVSDGLCHREFTSKVQKVKGKSQRIKKSCANFQHLQDSIKKDMTFCYSCQLFCQNNFSYGRKSFATPNWKKTLEKFRKHEKSEMHLKSLKFWRQYQFCDETVNDNLPIHSKQIERNKKYLKLIIENILFLGKQCLPLRGKDQSISYVNKGNFLELLEIRAKDKGAEIFQLTNSQVDFYNSTQIQSDIIEIIKTEMLQDIVNEINDCSAFSIICDEITDRGTTERLSVCVRYPQKSPNAVFIKERFLGFVDTGEMTGTPLHNTVKTYLEQLGVDLNKMHGQAYDSTTNLRIRFSKIAAEFKKEKPRALYIHCYAHFLDLAVIRFCKEVKELRSTLNALSSLFSAIHMSGEMLANFQNICKLSQNKTCKKHISQSCWTAHERTLLSVIDNLPEIIETLEVISSHYANTSLADELSDLLRLVSRFEFVFCLKFLYRVLSVTGILSKELQSKTIDIFSLSSKIEAILECLLSERNDIYFKTIWDEAEEICQKITCKGFEVEKPSLQKRRKIQKTIDLDNSDSMFFPTSAEELYRVNIYYQGLDTVLQNFKLCFSEFDYYKIKQISELLFKWNEPLNETTAKSVQEFYKLDADIIPELRFYRHYAKRNFVVDNDCLNFISLGYLFIQHGLHNNIPCISELLFIALSWPITSPSTENSLSVLPRLKTYLCHTMGQEKISSLALMAVEQELVNKLMEPERLNGIVEKFVSQIKDT, from the coding sequence AGTTCTTCACCCAGTGAGTCAAGCAGTAGTGCTACTAATAGTGGTGTGGAACAGCCAAGCCTTTCACCATCTTTGTCACTCCTCAGTCAGCTTACAGTTGGTTCCAGTACAGAAGTACAAAAAGATAAAGTATCAAACCAGGATCCTTCATACAATATGAAATCTATGAACGTAAGTGATGGACTGTGTCACCGAGAATTTACGTCCAAAGTGCAAAAAGTCAAAGGTAAATCACAAAGGATTAAAAAATCTTGTGCAAATTTTCAGCATTTGCAAGACAGTATTAAAAAAGATATGACATTTTGTTATTCATGCCAGTTGTTCTGCCAAAACAATTTTAGCTATGGAAGAAAGTCATTTGCAACTCCTAATTGGAAAAAAACTCTGGAAAAAttcaggaaacatgaaaaaagtgAAATGCATTTGAAATCATTGAAATTTTGGCGGCAGTATCAGTTTTGTGATGAAACTGTTAATGATAATTTACCTATTCATTCAAAACAgattgagagaaataaaaaatacctgaagttaataattgaaaatattttatttcttggaaagcAGTGTTTACCCTTAAGGGGAAAGGACCAGTCTATTTCATATGTGAATAAAGGCAATTTTTTGGAACTGTTAGAAATCAGAGCAAAAGATAAAGGAGCAGAAATATTTCAACTTACGAATTCACAAGTCGACTTCTATAATAGTACACAAATTCAAAGTGatattattgaaataataaaGACTGAAATGTTGCAGGATATTGTGAATGAGATCAATGACTGCTCAGCCTTTTCCATAATATGTGATGAGATAACTGACAGAGGAACTACAGAACGGCTTTCAGTTTGTGTAAGATACCCACAGAAATCACCAAACGCTGTCTTCATTAAAGAAAGATTCTTGGGTTTTGTTGATACTGGAGAGATGACTGGGACCCCTTTACATAATACTGTCAAAACTTACTTAGAGCAACTTGGAGTTGATTTGAATAAAATGCATGGCCAGGCTTATGATAGTACCACTAATTTGAGGATAAGATTTAGTAAAATTGCAGCagaattcaaaaaggaaaaaccaaGAGCTTTATACATACATTGTTATGCTCACTTTTTGGATTTAGCAGTAATTAGGTTTTGTAAAGAAGTAAAAGAACTCCGAAGTACTCTAAATGCTCTCAGTTCTTTGTTCAGTGCTATTCATATGTCTGGAGAAATGTTGGCAAATTTTCAGAACATTTGTAAGCTAAGTCAAAACAAAACATGCAAGAAGCACATATCACAATCATGCTGGACGGCCCATGAGCGTACCCTGCTATCTGTGATCGACAATCTTCCAGAGATTATTGAAACATTGGAAGTCATATCGAGCCATTATGCAAACACAAGTCTGGCTGATGAATTGAGTGATTTGCTGAGATTGGTTTCCAGATTTGAATTTGTCTTCTGTTTGAAATTTCTCTATCGAGTGCTAAGTGTTACAGGAATTCTTTCCAAAGAGCTTCAAAGTAAAACCATAGACATTTTTTCTCTATCTTCAAAAATAGAAGCAATTTTGGAATGTTTATTATCTGAAAGAAAtgatatatatttcaaaactatttggGATGAAGCAGAGGAAATATGTCAAAAAATAACCTGTAAAGGTTTTGAAGTTGAAAAACCCTCtcttcagaaaagaagaaaaattcagaaaacaataGATCTTGACAATTCAGATAGTATGTTTTTTCCTACTTCAGCAGAAGAACTATATAGAGTTAATATTTATTACCAAGGATTGGATACtgtattacaaaattttaaattatgtttttcagAGTTTGATTAttacaaaataaagcaaatttcaGAACTGTTATTTAAATGGAATGAACCATTAAATGAAACAACAGCCAAAAGTGTTCAAGAATTTTATAAACTTGATGCTGACATTATCCCAGAGCTTAGATTTTATCGGCATTATGCAAAGCGTAACTTTGTTGTAGATAATGATTGCCTCAACTTCATCAGtcttggctatttatttattcaacatggTCTACACAATAATATTCCTTGCATCTCAGAGCTGCTATTTATTGCTTTGTCTTGGCCAATTACTTCACCAAGTACTGAAAACTCATTATCTGTACTGCCCCGTCTTAAAACGTATTTATGTCATACCATGGGACAAGAGAAGATTAGTTCCCTGGCCCTAATGGCTGTTGAGCAGGAATTGGTAAATAAACTCATGGAACCTGAAAGACTCAATGGAATTGTGGAAAAGTTTGTCAGTCAGATCAAAGACACATAA